A region of the Notolabrus celidotus isolate fNotCel1 chromosome 18, fNotCel1.pri, whole genome shotgun sequence genome:
GTATAACCTACTACTTTATGCTTGGTTGGAATCTCAGTGCATGCATGAAACTCCTTATATAAACTAAGACTGGCGGGTTCGGGAAGGGCCTTTGTGTTGGGGAAGTCAGTGTGGTAGTGTATTTAGACGGGCTGTTGTCTGTGTCCGAGCAGTTGGTCTCCCCTCCTGCCCGGTTTTATCATGAAGACGAAGAAGCGACGCAGGCTTTACTGTGTTTTGCAGAGTTTTCGGGGGGAGGGAGTCGGTGTGGAAGGGGGTGTGGGTGGGGGTTAAAATCCTTATTAAATATTCACATCAAGCAATTTACAGCttgaggaggagagggacaaAGGGTCTTAACACATGTATTGGTAAAGAAATGGGgtgctttaaaaaagtaatttaaaaaaagataataaattgATATTAACACAAAAACTGGTCTTGATGTACTTCACTCAAATAATTACATGATTAAAGCATTTGTTACATCTTCTGGAACAAGTAGATTGACTAGTGACAGTCAGACATGAATAAGCTACTGAAATCACAATCCTTGAAATcctgtttttgaaaaatattttccactcttttaaattttcaactttaaaatgtacattttcttgtttttggcaGCTTATAAAATGTGATGTATCATGGTTTGTGACTTTGGGTGCACTAAAATATGACATGAATAATGTCAAAGCATTACTTTTCCACTCAAGATTTTATTGTCCGCATGATGACAGTGCAGATCAGGAAATAATCAACAGACTAAAGTGATGACATTATTTGTGTGgcctttattattttaaatagtaaacaaTCATCAAAATCGTGTTTTATCAAATAGTTGGCTTTAAAATCCCAAAAGCTCATGTTAACATATTAAAGTGTCTTCTTTTATAACAGTCAAAAGACTAAATATATTAtgcaaaatattattatttaccaTTTTATCTTAAGTTCTGAAAAGGTGaaaccaataaataaataaaaaaattacattaaagtaACCATTAATGCAGTACTATGTATCTGTATAAATGAACGCTATTTCTAAATAAATTGAATATGGTCAATTAAGACAAAGCACACTATACAGGGAAGTATTTAATAAATGTGTATGTACGATGCTGATCTTAAACAGACAGTGTAtcatatggggcgccgtttgcaaagttgtgcacaccgaaaataacagcaacatttctccacatttggctccaaaacgtcataaaaatgtagagtgaatttttaaaagtcacttttttttaacacttttagaagaatatttgttatcttcttcacatttaatattgatgtgaaaaatatgttaatttaaaatcattgttaaatccaaatactaaaaataaatctaaatgttaaatataagtataaatgttcaaagataaatctaaatgttaaatgttgctccacaACCCTAAAAATCTAGCTGATAtgtggcagtgtgaatttgtatatcagctaaatatttagcatcgcagagcaacatttaacatttatatttcacatttatatttaatatttagatttaacatttaaattgatcgtttatcattcatatttccatttaatatttagatttagatttaacatttagacttatattaatatttaacatttagatttatggtttaacatttagttttagaTTATACAttgagatttagatttaacatttagatttatcgtttaacatttacatttatccttgagcatttagatttatatttagcatttatatttcatatttatatttgtatttaacatttagatatatatttaacatttagatttggatTTAGCATTCGGATTTAACacaattttaacttaatatatttttcacaacaaaattaaatgtgaagaggaTCACATATATTCCTCTGAATGTATTATTTCTTATTTGTcttaatgatgttttaatgataagTGTTTAttctctgtaaggtgaccttgggtgacttgaaatgtattattattgttattattattattattattattattattattattattattattagatgtgataaaaagtgacttttaaaaattcactctacattgttCTGACGTTTTGGGGCTAAATGTTcagaattgttgttttttattatttatctatggTATTTATACCTGTATGAATCCGTTCTATTGTTGTGCATGCTGAGCTGATGCTGATCTGTTATTCGCCCTGTGTTCTATATCTGTCTCTGACATCATTATTATTGGTCGACAGGAAGGATCTGCGCGCACTTCCCTTTAAGATGCGTCTGTCATCTCTCCGTTAATGGAAAGTCACTCCGGCTGTTTTCTGCGGTGCATGAGGTGGAAGAAGAGATTTGCTCCAGCTGCCTGAGGAGGAGTAGAAAAGGGGGGAGGGAAAAAATCTACACTGTGGCGCATTTTGTGTCGGCCGACTAAACCCAGGAAGGAAGGGGAGAGGACGGGCTCCATCGGAGGGAGACGGAAATGAGAGGAAACCCTATCCCTTTAAGAGCAAGTGGGACATAGCGGTGcgagaaaaggagaggagggggagaagaaagaggaattaaaaaagaaaaggaagaaagagacagggagggaggagggagagcgggcgataaaaaaagaaagatgacatCCTCGCAGCTGAACggccgaggtggagcgagaggctGCGGCCCGGCGAGAGCGCCGCTCGCCGGGGTCAGGGCTTGAATCCAACGCGAGGCTTCGACAAACACCCGATTGGCCTATTGGGGGAAATCGGAAAAAATAGAttcataaattaaaaacaaagcatgtCCTGCTGTGCTGTCCGATACGTGTGTTATAACCCATATTTGTTCTCGTGCGtgcaaatgcattttatttcacgtagtgttgttttgtttattgctAAAATGTAACATTGATAAATgcgtttttattgttttatggaAACAATTTTGTTGTTTGCTCTTGCGTTTTTAGTGAAAGAAGTGTTTTATGAATTAAAGTTAGAAACCAAAGTGAAATAGAAACGGGCCATTATTGAAGCTGGCCTTCGTGCTGCAGCCTGCGTGAGTGCGTGCATTTTAATGGACAGCATTAGGCTACCTCAAtgagaaaaacatatttttgcagACGACTTTATTCACGTTTTCCAAGCAAATCCAGAAGCCCGTCGTTTGTGCTGCAGGACTGGCGTCTGTTTTCAGCCTTGATCACCGGTGGGCCGATCCAAACCATGCAAAGCTTTTTCTCCCCGATCTTTTTCTGGAGCTGACTTTATAATCTCCATCGTTGTGGCGCAAAATGGATGCTGCTTGGAACAATTTTCTCTTCCAGGTAGGCTTGATGAGAAGACCTCTGATACTGCTCACATTCTCTTTCACAGGctctcccagtgtgtgtgttcttgtgtgtgaaGCCCTATAGCCCTCACATGTTGAATTACACCTCAAGATAAAAGCTGTgacttgtgtttacatttgGTGATGGCCTTCTGCTTGATCCTCCAGAATACTCCCACCCAAAACCAAGTGGAGGGGAGCCTCCAATCAGAGCTCATGTCTGTGCATACGGGTTCTCCCCAGACCCCACCCACAGATCACATAGCTCAGCCTCCCTCTACTGTGGACACTGCTGCTCTCAATGAGGAACCCATGCCTGGTGAGGGACACTAAACCACACTTCACCTGACACCTGTGAAGCTTCAAACAGTTCATAATAAGAGACAACACTCCTCTCATTTGCATAATTGACTCAGTCAGACAGGTGCACAAAGCCCTGTAACGTTTGATTTGGTGACTTGCAGGTAAAAGATAACAACAGGCAAGTCACAACCTCAAAAAATTGAATCATATGACTGATAAATATTGTTGCTCTATTAACACAGAATAATTATATAGATGCATTTGCATATACAACTTATAAGCAACTATTTTGCTACCAGATCTGTTTTTTGTAGTTACTCCTTTTTGTATTTAAGGTattaatatttttgtcttttcttttcctaCCATGAGAGTTAAGTGAAAATCTCTAGATGTGAGAGTAGTGATATTCATTAGCATATTTAACAGGATGCATGAAGACATATTATGTTATGCTGTGATAAGTATGAAAGATTTACAGATAAAGCATCACTGGACTGAACAATGCTCACTCTTGCCTGTCTGTCCTCCCACATGGGTGATCCAGTGAAGCCCGTGTCTCGACCGTCCCGTGTGCCCCACATCTGTGCCATCTGCAACAAGCAGTTCAAGAACAACTACAACCTGCGGCGGCACCAGTCGGTCCACACTGGGGTACGCATGAAGGACAGGGCCAGAGAGCAGGCGGAGGGGGCAAAGGAGGGAGCAGCTGGCCAGGTGGTGATGGCGGCCCCGTCGGCGATGGCGGTTGGGGCTGGAGGGAGGGTGGAGAGGCCCACAGTTCCCCTCTCCCTGCTACACCTCTCCGCACCTCCTCTCGCCCCTCCCGGCTTGCTGTCGGGGGCCCAGCAGCCTCCCCTGGGTAGTCATGATGGTGACGGGGTGGCCATGCCACACGTAATGGCTAGTGTAAACCCCCACGCTCCGCCTCCTGCTGTTGTCGTTTTGGCCACAGGGGCGACAGTACAGGTGGGTCAGGGCCTCACGGAGATGGCTGTCATCAACCTCGACCTTTCGAGCATGTTGTTTCTTAAGCTGCCTGGCCACAGGGGCGTATTGCACTGCCTCCTGAGACAAAGTCTCCTGTGTGTGTAAATTTGACTAAATGTATAGAAATCTGCTCTGGGACCAGTTAAGTCCATCCCAGTGTTTGGCACTGGTCCCCAGTTTGAGAAACACCGTGCTAGAAGCCCCCCACGCTCCCCTGCATGTTCTCCGTAACACAAGATGCACAAAAAGTCCTAAAATCCAGTATAATGTAGTTAACCTAACACGCAAGTGAACTGTCAGGAAGTAAGGCAAGAATATCTGTGTCCATGTGCATGGTTTGGAAAAAGAAAGGtccaaaaatgtttaaatatctgacatggaatgtttttgtgtgtgggtgtgtgtgcgtgtgtatgcgtgtgtgtgcgtgtgtgcgtgcgtgtgtgtgtgtgtgtgtgtgtgtgtgtgtgtctagaaAACACTTCCCATCTAAACTCTGGAGTGTATTTATCTGCTTGTCTTTTCTCCCCTGCCTCAGCGGCCCTcaaaccccaaccccaacccagTAAGAAAGAATCATGCCTGCGAGACATGCGGGAAGGCTTTCCGTGACGTCTACCACCTCAACCGCCACCGCCTTTCTCACTCGGACGAGAAGCCATTCTCCTGTCCAATCTGCCAGCAGCGCTTCAAGAGGAAGGACCGAATGAGCCACCACGTGCGCTCTCACCAGGGTGGGGTGGAGAAACCCTACATCTGCCCCCACTGTGGCAAGGCTTTTTCCAGGTGACGTGTTCATTTAATCCCCAAATGTTCCCAGTGGCCACACATGAACCTCTTCTTTGCATAAAAATGTGATGTATTACCTGTTCTgatatgtttcttttctttcctcctaaAGGCCAGATCATCTAAACAGTCATGTGAGACAGGTGCACTCCTCAGAGCGACCCTTCAAATGCCCGGTGCGTCACAGCAACCCTGAATTCTCCTCactgagattttctttttcactaacaattaacatgtttacCTACACTGTGTTCTCTATGACTCAAGGCTAAGGTCTGTCTTCACTTTTATCTCTGTCTTCAGCTGCCTCACGCACGTTTCATTGACATCCACATTGAAAGTATTACCATGGAAACAGATCAGAACACAATACATGCTTTtctgaaacacagcaggtcttCTCCCTGTGACCCTAACATTAAGAATTTAACAGC
Encoded here:
- the maz gene encoding myc-associated zinc finger protein isoform X1 is translated as MDAAWNNFLFQNTPTQNQVEGSLQSELMSVHTGSPQTPPTDHIAQPPSTVDTAALNEEPMPVKPVSRPSRVPHICAICNKQFKNNYNLRRHQSVHTGVRMKDRAREQAEGAKEGAAGQVVMAAPSAMAVGAGGRVERPTVPLSLLHLSAPPLAPPGLLSGAQQPPLGSHDGDGVAMPHVMASVNPHAPPPAVVVLATGATVQRPSNPNPNPVRKNHACETCGKAFRDVYHLNRHRLSHSDEKPFSCPICQQRFKRKDRMSHHVRSHQGGVEKPYICPHCGKAFSRPDHLNSHVRQVHSSERPFKCPTCESSFATKDRLRAHMIRHEEKVPCHICGKLLSAAYITDHMRVHNQSQHHACHLCNRSFTTLTYLRVHAQKHHGQEWKDSPGGFGGTATGGVLVCQLCGVHCKTPTQLQGHMGTHNNSQGVPSPITSNVAASSSVSLSNMVTSPTVYVTGNTVVDLLVTDCSSIAAPQSHS
- the maz gene encoding myc-associated zinc finger protein isoform X2; this encodes MDAAWNNFLFQNTPTQNQVEGSLQSELMSVHTGSPQTPPTDHIAQPPSTVDTAALNEEPMPVKPVSRPSRVPHICAICNKQFKNNYNLRRHQSVHTGRPSNPNPNPVRKNHACETCGKAFRDVYHLNRHRLSHSDEKPFSCPICQQRFKRKDRMSHHVRSHQGGVEKPYICPHCGKAFSRPDHLNSHVRQVHSSERPFKCPTCESSFATKDRLRAHMIRHEEKVPCHICGKLLSAAYITDHMRVHNQSQHHACHLCNRSFTTLTYLRVHAQKHHGQEWKDSPGGFGGTATGGVLVCQLCGVHCKTPTQLQGHMGTHNNSQGVPSPITSNVAASSSVSLSNMVTSPTVYVTGNTVVDLLVTDCSSIAAPQSHS